A part of Tachysurus vachellii isolate PV-2020 chromosome 4, HZAU_Pvac_v1, whole genome shotgun sequence genomic DNA contains:
- the larp4ab gene encoding la-related protein 4: MLLFVEVTTKGTSLNPNAKVWQEASATFSQNAEEATGALGWAQEDFTPSEPPEGGKEYTAVYGHSELHAVEADLLNSIDSTEPEYSTYEPVEEEMSEESLRESLKKQLEFCFSRENLSKDLYLISQMDSDQFIPIWTIANMEGVKLLTSDLDLIVEVLKASPMVQVDEKGEKVRPNHKRCIIILREVPESTPVEEVEALFKSEKCPQVISVEFAHNNNWYITFQSDTDAQQAYRYLREEVKTFQEKPIMARIKAINTFFAKNGYRAADSAVYTGGAQSQYSSPLYLQQVFQPQQYPLYSLLPPSWSPSPTPYFETPLAPFPNGTFNSFSGAGSFKRGSSPVSVTRNFHRTRSHMKSSSRAEAPQTDGFSGHSTQNPQTPSAHSDPSTSDSPSSPSENGLVDPSGSRIRRGSYRGLRRRREDERTRPLPPTETKTPPPKFDLAASNFPPLPGGVVTFTENVLENRMADVVKGLNRDKVDCSKQEIIKDSQDVEEVPSSPVPTTPTPQDMPSSSVSVQVQSPDTAPVLSLSPITAAAQSDSTPSPTDPTLSSTPVQEPRKLSYAEVCQKPRKDPLPAPAPCVSPTPDPAQTPPIVNQPLRELRVNKANSPTSRPAEKVCDGRPPREQYRSGSPGKGAGFKLREQQRRPPQGRRSSPHPGYNNRRSGKEQNIPPRLPK; encoded by the exons ATGCTGCTGTTTGTGGAG gtAACCACAAAGGGAACAAGTCTGAATCCTAACGCCAAAGTGTGGCAGGAAGCGTCAGCAACCTTCTCCCAGAATGCCGAGGAGGCCACAGGGGCTCTAGGTTGGGCTCAGGAAGACTTCACCCCCTCTGAACCCCCGGAgg gaGGTAAAGAATACACTGCTGTGTACGGACACTCTGAGCTTCATGCTGTGGAAGCTGACCTGCTAAACTCTATAGACTCTACAGAACCAGAGTACAGCACATATGAACCGG tggaggAAGAGATGTCTGAGGAAAGTCTGAGGGAGTCCCTTAAGAAACAGCTGGAGTTCTGCTTCTCACG agagaacCTGTCGAAGGACCTGTACCTGATCTCTCAGATGGACAGTGACCAGTTCATTCCCATCTGGACCATCGCTAACATGGAGGGTGTTAAActtctgacctctgacctggaCCTGATCGTGGAGGTGCTGAAAG CATCTCCCATGGTCCAGGTGGACGAGAAAGGTGAGAAGGTCCGGCCCAATCACAAGCGTTGTATCATCATCCTGAGAGAGGTTCCTGAGAGCACACCTGTGGAG GAGGTTGAGGCTCTGTTTAAGAGTGAGAAGTGTCCTCAAGTCATCAGTGTGGAATTTGCTCACAATAACAACTGGTACATCACCTTCCAATCGGATACTGATGCTCAGCag GCGTATAGATATTTACGTGAAGAAGTGAAAACCTTTCAAGAGAAACCCATAATG gcTCGTATTAAGGCTATAAACACCTTCTTTGCTAAGAACGGCTACAGGGCCGCGGACTCTGCCGTCTACACGGGAGGTGCTCAGTCTCAGTACTCGTCTCCACTCTACCTGCAGCAGGTGTTCCAGCCTCAGCAGTATCCACTCTACagcctcctccctccctcctggAGCCCGTCACCTACACCGTACTTCGAAACACCGCTG GCTCCATTTCCCAACGGAACCTTTAACAGTTTCAGTGGTGCAGGAAGTTTCAAGCGCGGCTCGTCTCCCGTCAGCGTCACTCGCAACTTCCACCGCACCCG GAGCCACATGAAATCGTCGTCTCGTGCCGAAGCCCCTCAGACAGACGGGTTCTCGGGTCACAGCACACAGAACCCACAGACTCCCAGTGCACATTCTGACCCCAGCACCTCAGACTCACCCTCGTCCCCCAGCGAGAATGGACTCGTTGACCCGAGCGGCAGCAGGATCAG gagaGGAAGCTACCGTGGCCTGAGGCGCAGGAGAGAAGACGAGCGAACG AGGCCACTCCCACCCACTGAGACCAAAACCCCACCTCCCAAATTTGATCTGGCTGCTTCGAACTTCCCTCCTCTGCCAGGGGGTGTGGTCACGTTCACAGAGAACGTTCTGGAGAATCGCATGGCTGATGTAGTGAAGGGTCTGAACAGAGACAAG GTGGATTGCAGTAAACAGGAAATTATTAAAGATTCTCAAGATGTTGAGGAAGTCCCATCTTCTCCTGTTCCTACCACGCCCACACCCCAGGACATGCCCAGTTCCAG tgtttcagttcagGTGCAGAGCCCAGACACTGCACCGGTCCTCAGTCTTTCTCCAATCACTGCTGCTGCTCAGTCTGACTCCACCCCCAGTCCCACAGACCCCACTCTCTCCAGCACACCTGTACAG GAGCCTCGGAAACTAAGCTATGCTGAGGTGTGTCAGAAACCCCGCAAAGACCCGCTGCCTGCACCTGCACCCTGCGTGAGCCCCACTCCAGACCCCGCCCAAACTCCACCCATCGTCAACCAGCCGCTCCGTGAGCTAAGAGTGAACAAAGCGAATTCGCCGACGAGCCGTCCTGCTGAGAAGGTGTGTGATGGAAGACCTCCACGTGAGCAGTACCGAAGCGGCAGCCCAGGGAAGGGTGCAGGGTTTAAGCTCCGGGAGCAGCAGAGACGGCCCCCTCAGGGACGACGCTCCTCCCCTCACCCAGGATACAACAACAGACGCAGTGGGAAAGAACAGAATATCCCACCCAGATTGCCGAAGTGA